A single Anopheles maculipalpis chromosome 3RL, idAnoMacuDA_375_x, whole genome shotgun sequence DNA region contains:
- the LOC126565993 gene encoding uncharacterized protein LOC126565993 has product MREIFVDRFSAPQHPVVQVRDYRVHSGAPMGKHRKPPRYDWKVIQTILDHMKMRWHFDTFYADPSLELLEWFNNQLDDGKIDIFIDRNFRADLYSISHILPEMNGVCLVIPKTKKYELLKHLQTPLLTSAWIALIVALFVGSFVAHRYFKNGLLATLIFGVDLNAPSVSRTERTVLFASLVMFFILSEAYQAKLVSLISSCRYPPDPKTVDEFLQTDILLYVGGATATVASFRPMFKERVRNMTDYWFSFDGEQDYGTLMQCPAAWDIYVRWINARYDQYGYNFRPRVHIVREKVLSMPASYTFSRAFLPYPRFKVYLSRIFESGLMNYWQTEQDRQRLFEQKMEFVENDIISFSDLEMAWTILGIGYTIALAVFLVEVSVFVLQKYLRTSN; this is encoded by the exons ATGCGAGAGATCTTTGTCGATCGGTTTAGCGCACCCCAGCACCCGGTGGTTCAGGTGCGTGATTATAGAGTGCATTCAGGAGCACCGATGGGCAAACATAGAAAACCACCTCGATATgattggaaggtgatccaaaCGATTCTGGATCACATGAAGATGCGTTGGCATTTTGACACTTTTTACGCCGATCCTAGTCTTGAGCTGCTGGAATGGTTCAACAATCAGCTGGACGACGGTAAGATAGACATCTTCATCGACAGAAACTTTCGCGCGGACTTGTATTCGATTTCGCACATTCTGCCGGAAATGAATGGAGTTTGTCTGGTGATTccgaaaacgaaaaagtaCGAGCTTTTGAAACATCTTCAAACCCCGCTGCTGACATCTGCATGGATTGCGTTGATTGTTGCGCTATTTGTCGGTTCCTTTGTCGCGCACCGGTACTTTAAAAACGGTCTATTGGCCACACTCATCTTCGGTGTGGATTTGAACGCTCCCAGCGTGTCACGAACGGAGCGAACTGTCCTGTTTGCTAGTCTGGTGATGTTTTTTATTCTCTCCGAAGCATACCAAGCGAAGCTGGTGTCACTGATAAGCTCCTGTCGTTATCCACCCGACCCGAAAACGGTGGACGAATTTCTTCAGACCGATATTTTGCTCTATGTAGGTGGAGCAACAGCTACCGTCGCTAGTTTTCGACCGATGTTTAAAGAACGTGTCCGCAATATGACCGATTACTGGTTTTCTTTCGACGGGGAACAGGACTACGGCACACTGATGCAGTGTCCCGCCGCATGGGATATCTATGTGCGATGGATTAATGCCCGGTACGATCAGTACGGGTACAACTTTCGTCCCCGAGTGCATATTGTGCGCGAGAAGGTCCTTTCGATGCCAGCTTCTTATACGTTTTCAAGGGCTTTCCTGCCGTACCCACGCTTTAAGGTATATCTGTCGCGAATTTTCGAGAGCGGCCTTATGAACTATTGGCAGACGGAGCAAGATCGCCAGCGTTTGTTTGAGCAGAAGATGGAATTCGTCGAGAATGATATTATTAGCTTCAGCGATCTGGAGATGGCGTGGACTATACTGGGGATCGGATATACGATAGCACTGGCGGTGTTTTTGGTGGAGGTTTCGGTTTTTGTCTTGCAGAAATACCTCAGGACTT CTAATTGA
- the LOC126563862 gene encoding meiosis regulator and mRNA stability factor 1 — translation MHKSNANTYYDRQSFPDLVANLAVENTKMYNMRHSYSNGQGGGYNMKYYNYYQQSTPYVPQMYGNCFPKQRYAPYPNHQFGGNINMGPSNYTVGTNHSNLPQPLLAPHSQQQSQHPSLPFQSASTSASSSNTSSSVCQLPVNKSLNSSLNSSSYSDSGKNSTFFSSNQSGCSSPHQSNYSTDSGSMASSTSNSSLGTCSGSSGLSVSPIAAQDQAGPPPPPTPSVQPLLPSIVLPGGGGPGSGIEPPDQKEMVVLQISNLDSTIEEHKMHQFLMCQLKPITPVISLTIESPSLAKVKVPTAQCAKQVVANLHRKKIGHKRMVVSYIKDPSSAECSALRCQVAGLLKDVPFCSLPINRFRELFQSRFKSSISVLDLYRMPDVCTITLDKNEEKHISLQPAMIDSLKSSSLVETSHHSVPYCMQHFKQEKDKGWAEQEIEPLPNVMMSINQLQAIVYSLLKSHKNDIPVASILYCIEHEMRVKILPDDNGVPLEHLLCCIRGVQIANNRYGIKVLSWMEHEQNSTKDNDDAWSVNLRYMPKSPCNEFLQQISREVVELIKMSPKSTMKFTRFIPAYHNHFGKQCRVADYGYTRLIELFEALSPVVQVMGDGENRHITLTHRTQIRRFTNDLLKILRNRTNKSILLSQLSMVFAHVQNRPFDVTDYGVCNIFDMVDGLMYSNAITTKLLSDSDVMISIVKRKQTLTELDKTSVFAGEVVELFRKAPQFSILFKKFVRSYHYHFGYQCRLSDYGLLKLADLLEAITGIVEMEQTNDEDRKIYLNYQVALRIFAEQVQEIIKAYTGKLCSVVRLSTILHIHKNQYGYQLQPSCLGFSNMYDAIKALPYTEVFESGGEYMVISHLEDPAFRMHTYAVCMVLMEFRKAHVSLSELMRSYHLRFNEFLNEKNICSMKHALTIEMDKGLHSVTLTALMKFVMRMVQVVKQRTSISVYDLKLAMNVSLGTCFEFGYPNLVTVLNAFSDVFVAVGNCSVISDKSDIELNRDCILSKAWYGSQDSSSLKGPTSQVNLGQTGNLAANDSSRFQCAPAPAGGGGCYSKDVSAPFRNTSNPQYHRQSLGSEHATPLFKCLQQPQGPQPLQATSQASSNTYFPNNRVQNVLMPNNYGPRNNGSNASTLFPPMAQGPSIEPQKSDGFGVPVDKENIRPAQNRFVGVQDLMSSTNYGNQFRSNFPQDQLSSDVFQFGCQPKSVMGSKGLLEHSTGQLLLSNRPSQQQKSVVGWRNDGNIKESFDYWNTVKDVVSACWEPPKPDTPTELNLPFWLDPIWSDSLQGLDRNTLFSDSPEILNIPIPELKTINNLPPLNTPLEMLSEQLSKFPFDLDK, via the exons ATGCATAAGAGTAACGCCAACACGTACTACGATAGGCAATCCTTCCCGGATCTGGTGGCAAACTTGGCGGTGGAAAATACCAAGATGTACAATATGCGGCATTCGTACAGCAACGGTCAGGGTGGAGGGTATAATATGAagtattataattattatcag CAATCCACACCCTATGTGCCGCAAATGTACGGCAACTGCTTTCCGAAGCAGCGCTACGCCCCGTATCCAAATCATCAATTCGGTGGAAATATCAACATGGGTCCTAGCAACTACACAGTAGGAACAAATCATAGTAACCTGCCACAGCCGCTGCTGGCTCCACATTCACAGCAACAGTCGCAGCATCCATCGTTACCATTTCAATCAGCAAGCACCAGCGCcagtagcagcaacaccagcagtaGCGTCTGTCAACTGCCGGTTAATAAGTCATTGAACTCTTCGCTCAACAGTAGCAGCTATTCCGACTCGGGTAAGAATTCCACGTTCTTCAGCAGCAACCAGAGTGGATGCAGTAGTCCGCACCAGAGCAACTACTCCACCGACAGTGGTAGCATGGCAAGCAGCACAAGCAACAGTAGCCTCGGAACGTGTTCCGGATCGTCAGGTTTGTCGGTATCACCGATCGCAGCGCAAGATCAAGcaggaccaccaccaccaccaacgcctTCCGTGCAGCCACTGCTGCCCTCAATAGTATTGCCGGGGGGAGGGGGTCCAGGATCGGGGATCGAACCACCCGACCAGAAGGAGATGGTGGTGCTGCAAATTAGCAACCTGGATTCGACTATCGAAGAGCATAAAATGCACCAATTTTTAATGTGTCAGCTAAAACCCATTACGCCGGTTATTTCGCTGACGATTGAGAGTCCTTCGCTGGCGAAGGTGAAAGTTCCCACGGCACAG TGTGCCAAGCAAGTAGTTGCTAATCTGCATCGAAAGAAGATCGGTCACAAGCGTATGGTCGTGTCGTACATTAAGGATCCCTCCTCGGCCGAATGCTCAGCACTCCGGTGCCAGGTGGCCGGCTTGCTTAAGGATGTCCCCTTCTGCAGTCTACCCATTAATCGTTTCCGAGAGCTGTTTCAATCACGCTTCAAATCGTCGATAAGCGTACTGGATCTTTACCGTATGCCGGATGTGTGCACAATTACGCTTGACAAGAACGAAGAGAAGCATATCTCCCTGCAACCGGCAATGATCGACTCGTTGAAGAGCAGCTCACTGGTGGAGACGTCGCACCATAGCGTACCGTACTGTATGCAGCATTTTAAGCAGGAGAAAGATAAAGGCTGGGCAGAGCAGGAGATTGAACCGCTGCCGAACGTTATGATGTCGATCAATCAGCTACAGGCGATCGTGTATTCTTTGTTAAAGTCACACAAAAATGATATACCTGTTGCAAGCATTCTGTACTGCATCGAGCACGAGATGCGGGTAAAGATACTCCCGGATGATAATGGGGTGCCGTTGGAACATTTGCTGTGCTGCATCCGAGGTGTCCAAATAGCGAACAACCGCTACGGAATAAAGGTACTTTCGTGGATGGAGCACGAACAAAACTCGACCAAGGATAACGATG ATGCTTGGTCCGTCAATTTGCGCTACATGCCTAAGAGTCCTTGCAACGAATTTCTGCAGCAAATTTCTCGCGAAGTAGTCGAGCTGATTAAGATGTCGCCGAAATCGACCATGAAATTTACCCGCTTTATACCTGCCTATCATAATCATTTTGGGAAACAGTGTCGCGTTGCAGATTACGGTTACACGCGACTAATCGAACTGTTCGAAGCACTATCGCCTGTTGTACAAGTGATGGGAGATGGCGAAAATCGTCACATAACACTAACCCACCGCACCCAGATCCGTCGGTTCACAAACGATCTGCTCAAGATTTTGCGTAACCGGACAAATAAATCGATTCTTTTGTCACAGCTGTCAATGGTAtttgcgcatgtacagaatcGCCCATTCGATGTTACCGATTACGGTGTGTGCAATATTTTCGACATGGTGGATGGGCTTATGTACAGTAATGCCATCACAACAAAATTGCTAAGCGATAGCGATGTGATGATTTCGATCGTGAAGCGCAAACAAACACTCACCGAGCTGGACAAGACGAGCGTTTTTGCTGGCGAAGTAGTGGAGCTGTTCCGGAAGGCACCTCAGTTTTCGATCCTGTTCAAGAAGTTTGTCCGGTCGTACCATTACCACTTTGGATATCAATGTCGGTTAAGTGATTATGGACTGTTGAAGCTGGCGGATCTGCTCGAAGCCATCACTGGAATTGTGGAG ATGGAACAAACCAATGATGAGGATCGCAAGATCTATCTCAACTATCAGGTAGCACTTCGAATCTTTGCCGAGCAGGTGCAGGAAATAATCAAGGCATACACCGGAAAACTGTGCTCCGTCGTACGACTGAGCACTATTCTGCACATCCACAAGAACCAGTACGGATATCAACTGCAGCCAAGCTGTCTGGGATTTAGCAACATGTACGATGCGATAAAGGCTCTACCGTACACGGAAGTATTCGAATCAGGCGGCGAGTACATGGTGATCTCACATTTAGAAGATCCTGCGTTCCGGATGCACACGTACGCAGTCTGTATGGTGTTGATGGAGTTTCGTAAAGCTCATGTGTCGTTGTCGGAACTTATGCGAAGTTATCACTTGCGGTTTAACGAGTTCCTGAACGAGAAAAACATTTGCAGTATGAAGCATGCGTTGACG ATCGAAATGGATAAGGGCTTACATTCCGTAACGTTGACGGCGTTGATGAAGTTTGTCATGCGAATGGTACAAGTGGTCAAACAACGCACATCGATCAGTGTGTATGACCTGAAGCTGGCAATGAATGTATCGCTGGGAACGTGCTTCGAATTCG GATATCCTAATCTGGTAACGGTGCTGAATGCATTTTCCGATGTGTTTGTGGCGGTCGGCAATTGTTCTGTTATTAGTGATAAAAGTGACATAGAACTTAATCGCGACTGTATTT TATCCAAGGCATGGTATGGCTCTCAAGATAGTTCGTCCCTAAAGGGTCCTACATCGCAGGTGAATTTGGGACAAACTGGCAATCTTGCAGCCAACGATAGCAGCCGATTTCAATGTGCTCCGGCTCCTGCCGGAGGAGGAGGATGTTATTCTAAAGATGTCTCGGCACCATTCCGGAACACATCCAATCCTCAGTATCACCGCCAATCTCTCGGGTCGGAACACGCTACGCCTCTGTTTAAATGTTTGCAGCAACCTCAGGGTCCACAGCCATTGCAAGCAACATCCCAAGCGTCTTCCAATACGTACTTCCCGAACAATCGCGTTCAGAATGTACTGATGCCCAATAACTATGGTCCCCGCAATAACGGCTCTAACGCTTCAACGTTGTTTCCTCCAATGGCTCAAGGACCTTCAATTGAACCACAAAAGTCTGATGGATTCGGTGTTCCTGTGGATAAGGAAAATATTCGACCAGCGCAAAATCGTTTTGTTGGAGTCCAGGATTTAATGAGCTCAACAAACTACGGTAATCAGTTTCGTTCAAACTTTCCTCAAGATCAGTTGTCATCGGACGTTTTCCAGTTTGGCTGTCAGCCTAAATCCGTAATGGGAAGTAAAGGGCTGTTGGAGCATTCAACGGGTCAGTTGCTGCTATCGAATCGGCCCTCTCAGCAGCAGAAGTCTGTTGTTGGTTGGAGGAATGACGGAAACATAAAGGAATCATTTGACTACTGGAACACCGTTAAGGATGTGGTATCTGCCTGCTGGGAACCACCGAAACCGGATACACCAACGGAATTG AATCTTCCCTTCTGGCTGGATCCTATCTGGAGCGATTCTTTACAAGGTCTGGACCGCAATACTTTGTTTTCTGATTCCCCTGAAATT CTTAACATTCCTATACCGGAGCTGAAAACAATTAACAATCTACCGCCCCTTAACACGCCGCTGGAGATGCTCTCCGAACAATTATCGAAATTTCCTTTTGATCTAGATAAATAA